Within Streptomyces antibioticus, the genomic segment GCCCGCGCTGATCATGAGTTCGGTGCCGCTGAGCGAGACGGCCGCCGCGAACGCCTTCAACACCCTCATGCGCTCGCTGGGCACCTCGATCGGCGCGGCGGTCATCGGGGTGATCCTGGCCCAGATGACCACCACGATGGGCGGCTACACCTTCGCCTCCGAGGACGGCTTCCGCACCGCACTGCTGGTCGGCGGCGCGCTCGCCCTCGTCTCGGCAGCCGTCGCCGCCGTCATCCCGGCGGCCCGCGCCGCGCAGTCGGGGGCGGGCGAGCCCGGCCGGGCGGCCGAGCCGTCGGAGCAGGCCAAGGTCTGACCCGGCGACTGGTCCGGCGCCCCGCGCAGTCGCCTCGCCGCTACGGCCGGGTCAGCCGGCGCATCGTCAGGGCGAGATGCAGCCGCAGCCGGCCCTGCGGGGTGCGCACCGGCCAGCCGAGAAGCTGCTCGGCGTGGACCAGCCGGTCCTGGAGCGTCGAGTGGTGCACGGTCGCCTCGGCCGCGGCCGCCCGCAGGCTCGCCGTCGTGGTCACCGCGTGCAGCGTGGCGAGCAGCCAGGGGGCGTCCGCAGCCGCCCGCTCCAAGGCGCGCACATCCGGCGGCGGCTGCGCGCCCGGTATGACGAGGTCGGCCAGCAGGGCGATCCCGCCCAGCTCGTCGGCGTGCACGACACGTGGGCCGGGGTCGTGCGCGGTGCCCTCGGCGGTGAACCGGAGGGCGGTGCGGGCGGCGGCCCAGGAGCCGGGCAGCTCCGCCACGGCGACGGCGGGGCCGATCCCGGCCCGGCCCGCGGACAACTCGGGCACCGGTGTCCCGGCCGGGGCGGCGACCACCCGGGGCGGCAGGCCCGGCCGGGCCAGCGCGCGGGCGGGCACCCGGGGATCGAGCCCGAGCCGGCGCGCCGCGTGCAGCCGGGCCGCTTCCGGTGCGGTGGCGTCGAGCAGCGTCTCGACCAGGGCCGGATCCTCCAGCGGGGCCCGGCCACGAGTGCGGTCCAGGACCAGCCGTACGGCGCCGGCCGCCCGCTCCAGGATCACGGCGTCGACCACGCTGGGCCGCGCGCCGGGGCGTTCCAGCCAGAGGGCGTCCGCGCCGCCCGGCGTCAGCGCGGCGGACGGCCACCGCGGGTCCGGCGGCAGCTCGGTGTCCCGGCGGACACCGTCGGCCTCGACCCGGATCCGCACCCCGCGCTCCGCGTCCACCAGCCGCGCGGGCACCCCGGCGAGCACGGCGGCCCCGCGCACCAGCGCCTCCGCACCGGCCCGGCCCTCCGCCAGCCGGTCGAAGTAGGCGATGACGCGCACCGCTTCCCCCGCGGCGGGGTCCAGCGCGGTCAACCGCCCGGCCAGCTCTTTCATACGGCCATCATGCGGCACGTCCGCGCGGGTGAGGAGAGGAGCGGCCCGGCACCCGGCCGAGAGCGGCCATGGCCGGCCGGGGCGCTACTCGGCGAGCAGCCTGCGCAGCCAGTCCAGGTGCGCGGCGCGGGCCGAACGCGACAGCGCGGCCTGCGGGGCGAAGCCGTCGAAGCCGTGGAACCCGCCCGGCCAGACGTGCAGTTCGGCGATCCCGCCGGCCTGCCAGAGCCGGGAGGCGAAGGCGACGACCTCGTCCCGGAAGGTCTCCGCGGAGCCCACGTCGAGGAAGGCCGGGGGCAGCCCGGACAGGTCCTCGGCGCGGGCCGGCGCCGCGTAGGGCGAGACGTCCGGGCCACCGCGCCGCTCGCCGAGCAGGGCCGTCCAGCCCGTGTCGTTGGCGGTGCGGTCCCAGACGCCGAGCCCCGCCATCTGGTGCGTGGACGGGGTGTCGTTGCGGTCGTCGAGCATCGGGCACAGCAACAACTGCCCGATCGGGCGCGGGCCTTCGCGGTCGCGCAGCATCAGGGCGAGCGCGGCGGTGAGGCCGCCGCCCGCGCTGGCCCCGGCGATCACGATGCGCTCCGGGTCGGCGCCCAGTTCCCCGGCGTGCTCCGCCGTCCACAGCAGTCCGGCGTAGACGTCCTCGACCGGCGCCGGGTGCGGGTGCTCGGGGGCCAGCCGGTACTCCACGGACACCACGACCAGGTCCAGTTCCCGCGCCCACTCCAGGGCCACGTCCACACCGACCCGGTTGGTGCCGACCACCATGCCGCCGCCGTGCACGTGGTAGACGACCGGCCGGGGCCGGGCGGGCGCCGGGCCGGTGGGGGTGCAGATCAGCAGGGATATCTCCGGGGCGCCCTGCGGCCCGGGCACGGCGCGCTCCTCCACCGCGAAGGCGCCGCCCGCCGTCAGGTCCAGGTCGGCCAGCATCCGCATGCCCGGCCCCTGGCGGACGGTCTCGATGTCCTCCATGGTCAGCGAGGGCGGGACCAGGTCCTTGATCAGTTCGAGGGCGGCGGCGAGTTCGGGATCGAACGGCGGGGGGACGGGCGGCATGACGGCTCCTCGGGTGGACGCGGCGGCTCGTGCGTCCATGATCCGCGCCCGCCACCCGCCGGGACCGCCGCCGTCCGGCGGAATCCGCCCGCCGTACGGCGGTTGCCACGGCAGTCGGGCACGCGCCCGCACCTGCCGGGCACGCACCTCGCACCGGTCGCGCGCACACCCCGCACCTGCCGGGCACGCGCCCCGCCCGTTCCCCGCGCGGCGGTTACGCCTGCGGTGCCGCCTCCGCGCGCATCATCACGCAGTCGAACTCGATCACTCGGCCCGTCGTCGCCTCGCGGGTGACCGGGTACATGCCGCTGATGCCGAAGCCCTCCGCCTCGTAGACGGCGACGGACTCGCTCATCGTGGGGCTGCCTTCGTAGAGGCGGAGGCAGGCGACCTCGGACTGCATGCCGACGAACTCCGTGACGCGTTTTCCGGCGCCGGCGAAGACTTCCAGGTCGTAGCCCTGGGTGTCCATCTTCAGGTAGGGGACGGGGGCGGTGAGGCCGTCGAGGGCCTCGTCCATCACCTCGTCCAGGCGGCGGATGCGGATCTCCTCGGTGTCGGACTTCTTGAAGCGGCTGTAGCGGTCCTTGCCGTAATCGCTGGGCGGCAGCAGGGAGTTCATGGTCAGCCAACTGGAGTGGATCTCGGCGGTGGTCTCCTCGCGGCCCAGGCCGCACTGGAACACCCGCCACTCGGGGTCGTCCGCCGCGGCCTTCTCGAGCTTGGCGAACGTCGCCGACGTGGGCTCGAAGGAGACGATCCGCCCGGTGTACCCGGCCCGGCGCAGCCGCTTGGCGTACTGACCGGTGTTGGCGCCCACGTCGAACACGCAGGTCACGCCGTACAGTTCGAGCATCGCGGTGACGTGCTGCACGCACAGGTACTCCGCGGCGGCCAACTGCATCTTGCGCTCGTCCACCCGCTCGGGCGCGTCCGTGAGCACCAGCGCGCCGGACTCGCCGAGCGGGACGACGCCCTGCCTGGGGATCTCACCCCGCTCGCCGCCGCGGGTGCGCCGCAGCAGCCAGGTGTCCTTGTCCACGGGGGTGACCCGGTAGGGGCCGCCGCGCCGGGAGAGGACCGTGGTGCCGGGGCCGACCTCGGTCGTCTGGTAGCCGCCCCGGCGGGAGACCACCGCAGCTCCCGGGCCGAGATCGGTCACCTGGACGCCGAAGCGGGGTACGAGTCGAAGCAGTCGTCGGAAAAGAGTCTGCATCTCCCAAGCCATATCAGGGATGTCCGGGAGGCGTCTGCGGCTTGAACGAGTTTCGACGACCGGTTACGCGACGGAAACCCGTCGGACCCCTGGGGTGGGCCTTGACTTGAAGAGCACTCCAACACCTAGCGTCACAGGTGACGTTGAAGATCGGGAAGGCGGAGACGGACATGCGTGTGGGCGTGCACATCAACCAGTTCGGCGACGACGGGGGCGCCCCGGCCCTCGGTGCCGAGCTGGCGGCGGCGGGCGCCGCGGCGGAGGCGGCCGGGGTGAGCCGGCTGTCGGTGATGGACCACTACTTCCAGATGGAGTTCAACGGCGGGGCCGAGGCGCCCATGCTGGAGGCGTACACGACCCTGGCGTACCTCGCCGCCCACACCTCGACCGTCAGACTCGGCGCGCTGGTCACGGGGGTGACGTACCGTCATCCCGGGCTGCTCGCCAAGATCGCGAGCACTCTGGACGTGCTCTCCGGGGGCCGTGCCTCGCTGGGTATCGGCGCGGCGTGGTACGACCGTGAACACGACGGTCTGGGCGTGCCGTTCCCGCCGCTCGCGGAGCGCTTCGAGCGGCTGGAGGAGACGCTCCAGATCTGTCTGCGGATGTGGGACCCGCACGACGACGGGCCGTTCGTCGGCCGGCACTACCAACTGCGGGAGACGCTCTGCGTCCCGGCGCCGGTGAGCGATCCGCGTCCGGAGATCCTGATCGGCGGCGGGGGTGAGCGCAAGACGCTGCGCCTGGTGGCCCGTTACGCGGACGCCTGCAACCTCTTCGCCGCCGGTCCCGGCCTGGTCCGCCACAAGCTCGACGTGCTGCGCGAGCACTGCGAGGCGGAGGAGCGTGACTACGACTCGGTCCTGAAGACCGTCACCTACACCGCCGATCCCGCCACGGAGGGTGATCTCGACGCCTTCATGGCCGACATCTCGGGGTACGCGGGGCTCGGCATCGACACGGTGATCCTCGCGCCGAAGCTGGGCGAGACCTCCGGCTGGATCGACCGCTTCGTGGCCCCGGCCGTCAAGCGGCTGGCCGAGCTGGACTGACGTACGGCGACGCGGGGCGCCGTACGCCAGACCGCTCGCGCGGGATCGGATCAGGCGGCGACGGGCTCCGCGTGGCCGTGCAGCCGGGCCACGACCTCGGTGAGCTGGGCGGCGACCTCGGCGTCGTCGGCCGGGTGGGTCTCGGCGAAACGGGTCAGGGAACCGGGGATGGAGAGCTTGAGGTCCTCGATCACCTTGCCGCCCGCGATGCCCACGGCCTTGCGGGCCTCGTCCTGCGCCCACACGCCGCCGAACTGGCCGAAAGCGGTGCCCACGACGGCGACGGGCTTGCCCCCGAAGGCGCCGGCGCCGTACGGGCGGGACAGCCAGTCGATGGCGTTCTTCAGCACGGCCGGGATGGTGCCGTTGTACTCGGGGGAGAAGAGCAGGAACGCGTCGGCGGCCTGGGCGGCCTCACGCAGCTTGGCGGCGGCGGCCGGGAGGCTGCCCTCGACGTCGATGTCCTCGTTGTAGAAGGGGATCTCCGCCAGGCCCTCGAAGAGGTCGACCTCGGCGCCTTCGGGAGCGAGCTTGACCGCGGCCTCGGCGAGCTGGCGGTTGGTCGAACCGGCGCGAAGGCTGCCGACGAGCGCGAGAATGCGAACGGACATGTGGGTACTCCCAAGGGGCTGAAACATTGCCGTAACGATCCGGACCGGGGTCCGTTTATTGTTCTAGCACTCTAACCGGACCGTGGTCCAGTTTCATTCCCGGTGCTTTACGCTGTGTTCATGCCCGCCGATCCGCCGCTCTTCGCGAACGTCCAGGAGATCGCCGGCGAGCCCGAACTCGTGCAGCTCGGGCCGGCCGGGGACGAGCCGTGCCTGCGTGCCGACGCGGCCCGCAACCGGGCCCGGCTGCTGGACGCGGCCGCCAAGCTGATCGCCGAGCACGGCGCGGCCGGCGTCACCATGGAGGCCGTCGCGGCCGCCGCGAACGTCGGCAAGGGCACCGTCTTCCGGCGCTTCGGCGACCGCACCGGACTGCTGACCGCGCTCCTCGACCACTCCGAGCGCAAGTTCCAGGCCGCCTTCCTGACCGGACCGCCGCCGATGGGCCCCGGCGCCCCGCCGGTCGAGCGGCTGCGGGCCTTCGGTCACGCTCTGCTGCGGCGCACGGTCGACGAGCTCGACCTCCAGCTCGCCGCCGAGCCGGACCCGGCCCGCCGCTACTCCGTGCCGGCCCGCCGGGTGCTCCACGGTCATCTGCTC encodes:
- a CDS encoding NAD(P)H-dependent oxidoreductase, with the protein product MSVRILALVGSLRAGSTNRQLAEAAVKLAPEGAEVDLFEGLAEIPFYNEDIDVEGSLPAAAAKLREAAQAADAFLLFSPEYNGTIPAVLKNAIDWLSRPYGAGAFGGKPVAVVGTAFGQFGGVWAQDEARKAVGIAGGKVIEDLKLSIPGSLTRFAETHPADDAEVAAQLTEVVARLHGHAEPVAA
- a CDS encoding TetR/AcrR family transcriptional regulator, whose product is MPADPPLFANVQEIAGEPELVQLGPAGDEPCLRADAARNRARLLDAAAKLIAEHGAAGVTMEAVAAAANVGKGTVFRRFGDRTGLLTALLDHSERKFQAAFLTGPPPMGPGAPPVERLRAFGHALLRRTVDELDLQLAAEPDPARRYSVPARRVLHGHLLLLLRQAVPEADCELLAHTLMGYLNPALVHHLTRQCGLPTARLESGWTELVDRLTAGITQPTD
- a CDS encoding alpha/beta hydrolase; this translates as MPPVPPPFDPELAAALELIKDLVPPSLTMEDIETVRQGPGMRMLADLDLTAGGAFAVEERAVPGPQGAPEISLLICTPTGPAPARPRPVVYHVHGGGMVVGTNRVGVDVALEWARELDLVVVSVEYRLAPEHPHPAPVEDVYAGLLWTAEHAGELGADPERIVIAGASAGGGLTAALALMLRDREGPRPIGQLLLCPMLDDRNDTPSTHQMAGLGVWDRTANDTGWTALLGERRGGPDVSPYAAPARAEDLSGLPPAFLDVGSAETFRDEVVAFASRLWQAGGIAELHVWPGGFHGFDGFAPQAALSRSARAAHLDWLRRLLAE
- a CDS encoding helix-turn-helix domain-containing protein, which codes for MKELAGRLTALDPAAGEAVRVIAYFDRLAEGRAGAEALVRGAAVLAGVPARLVDAERGVRIRVEADGVRRDTELPPDPRWPSAALTPGGADALWLERPGARPSVVDAVILERAAGAVRLVLDRTRGRAPLEDPALVETLLDATAPEAARLHAARRLGLDPRVPARALARPGLPPRVVAAPAGTPVPELSAGRAGIGPAVAVAELPGSWAAARTALRFTAEGTAHDPGPRVVHADELGGIALLADLVIPGAQPPPDVRALERAAADAPWLLATLHAVTTTASLRAAAAEATVHHSTLQDRLVHAEQLLGWPVRTPQGRLRLHLALTMRRLTRP
- a CDS encoding FkbM family methyltransferase, whose translation is MQTLFRRLLRLVPRFGVQVTDLGPGAAVVSRRGGYQTTEVGPGTTVLSRRGGPYRVTPVDKDTWLLRRTRGGERGEIPRQGVVPLGESGALVLTDAPERVDERKMQLAAAEYLCVQHVTAMLELYGVTCVFDVGANTGQYAKRLRRAGYTGRIVSFEPTSATFAKLEKAAADDPEWRVFQCGLGREETTAEIHSSWLTMNSLLPPSDYGKDRYSRFKKSDTEEIRIRRLDEVMDEALDGLTAPVPYLKMDTQGYDLEVFAGAGKRVTEFVGMQSEVACLRLYEGSPTMSESVAVYEAEGFGISGMYPVTREATTGRVIEFDCVMMRAEAAPQA
- a CDS encoding LLM class F420-dependent oxidoreductase, translating into MRVGVHINQFGDDGGAPALGAELAAAGAAAEAAGVSRLSVMDHYFQMEFNGGAEAPMLEAYTTLAYLAAHTSTVRLGALVTGVTYRHPGLLAKIASTLDVLSGGRASLGIGAAWYDREHDGLGVPFPPLAERFERLEETLQICLRMWDPHDDGPFVGRHYQLRETLCVPAPVSDPRPEILIGGGGERKTLRLVARYADACNLFAAGPGLVRHKLDVLREHCEAEERDYDSVLKTVTYTADPATEGDLDAFMADISGYAGLGIDTVILAPKLGETSGWIDRFVAPAVKRLAELD